CCAGCTGCAGCAGCAGGTGGCCCGCTGCGCCGACCTGATCGGCAAGCTCAAGGAACACGCCCACCTCGACCCCGCCACGTTCGGCGAGTCGGGCCACGGTCAGCTGGTCGACACCGAATCGCGCATCGCCATTCAAGCCTGATCCCCGGCTCTTCTTGCAGTCCAGCTCGCCGTCCCGTTTCGCCACCCCGCTGATCGCGTGGCAGCGCACGCACGGACGCCACACGCTGCCGTGGCAGCAGACCACCGACCCGTACCGCGTGTGGCTCTCCGAGATCATGCTGCAGCAGACGCAGGTGACCACGGTGCTGGGCTACTACGCGCGGTTCCTCGCCCGCTTCCCCGACGTGCGGGCGCTGGCCGAAGCCGAACAGGACGACGTGCTCGCGCTGTGGAGCGGCCTCGGCTACTACAGCCGCGCGCGCAACATGCATGCGTGCGCGAAGGCGGTGGTCGAGCGCTTCGGCGGTGAATTCCCGCGCAGCAGCGAGCTGCTGCAGAGCCTGCCCGGCATCGGCCGCTCGACGGCGGCCGCCGTCGCGGCCTTCTGCTACGGCGAGCGCGTGGCCATCCTCGACGGCAACGTCAAGCGGGTGCTGACGCGGTTCCTCGCGTTCGACGCCGACCTGGCCGTGGCCGCGAACGAGCGGGTGCTGTGGAACCGTGCCACGGAGATGCTGCCGGAGCAGGGCATCGAGGCGTACACGCAGGGCATCATGGACCTCGGCGCCACCATCTGCCTGCCCCGGTCGCCGCAGTGCCTCGTGTGCCCGGTGCAACCCGGTTGCCAGGGACGCCGCGACGGGCAGCCCGAGCGCTTCCCCGTGAAGACGCGCAAGCTCAAGCGCAGCCAGCGCGAGAACGCCTGGCTCTGGCTCGTGCGCGACGACCGCCTGTGGCTCGTGCAGCGTCCCGAGACCGGTGTGTGGGCAGGCCTCTGGAGCCTGCCCGAGTTCGACTCGGTCGACGCCTTGCGTGCGGCCGCGGCCGACTGGCCCGGTGCGGCCGAGGTGCTCGACGCGTTCAAGCACGTGCTGACCCACCTCGACTGGACGCTGCATCCGGTGGTCTGGCGCCTGCCGGCGAAGGCCGTCGCGAAGGACGTGGCCCGCATCACGGCCACGCTGCCGGCCGGCCGCTGGGTCACGCGCGACGAGGCGCTGTCGATGGGCGTGCCGTCGGCGTTGCGCAAGCTGCTGGAACGCACACCCCCATCAGCGGGGGGCTGAAAACGGGGTTCACCCCACCTCGGTGGGGAGGGCAAGGAGCGTGACTTCCCGCACGCTTCAGGGCTGGGTCGTCGCGGTGACGGCCCGCATTCGAACACCCAGGGATCCATGCAGCACCCATCCTCTTCCTCCTTCCTCGCGTGGGCCGCGGCGCCCGCGCTCGCGGTCTCGCTGTTGCTCACCGCCTGCGGCGGTGACGACGCCCCGGCGCCGGCCACCGGCACCGAAAACCCGCAGGCCCCGAACTCGACGGTCGCGGGCACCGTGCTCGACACGGCCACCGGCAAGCCGGTCGGCGGTGTCACCGTGAAGTCGGGCACCCAGACGGCCACCACCGACAACGACGGCCGCTTCACCGTGCCCGTGGCGGCCGGCACGCGCACCGTGCTGACGTTCAACAAGACGGCCTATGCCGAGAACGTCGTCGTCACGCACGCCGTGGCGCAGCAGACCACCACCGTCACCGCGCAACTGCTCCCGGTGGCCGCCAGCGGCGTCGTCGACCCGGCCGCGGGCGGGTCGGTGACCGTGCCCGGTTCGTCCGCGCGCGTGACGTTGCCCGCTGCCGCCCTGGCGCGTGCCGACGGCCTGCCGATCTCGGGCTCCGTCACCGTGTCGGTCACGCCGATCGACCCGGCGGTGAACCCCGCCTACATGCCCGGTGACTTCCGCGCCCGCACGACCGCCGGCCTCTCGAGCATCGAGAGCTACGGCGCGATGACCGTGACCCTGGCCGACACCACCGGCGCCCGCGTGAACATCGCCACGGGCAAGTCGGCCACCGTGCGCATCCCGCTCTCCACGCGCGGCACGCCCACGAACAGCATCCCGCTGTTCTGGTTCGACGCCACGAAGGGCGAGTGGGTGGAAGAAGGCACGGCCACGCTGGCCGGCACCGCGCCCAACCAGTACTACGAAGGCACGGTGACGCACTTCACCACCTGGAACGCCGACCAGTACGTCAACACCGTCAACATCACCGGCTGCCTGAAGGACGAGGCCGGCGCCGCGGTGGCCAACGCACGCATCGTGACCGACGGCATCGACTACTCCGGCACCGCCTCGGCCATCACCGACGCCGCCGGCAACTTCGTCGTGCCGATGAAGCGCCAGGCCAACGGCACGGTCACCGCGCAGAGCGGCGTGCGCTTCTCCAACACCGTCTCGGTGACGTCGGGCACGGCGGATGCGCCGCTGTCGCCCACCGGTGCCTGCCTGGTGCTGAGCAACGCCGCTACCGGCCTGACCATCAAGCTGACCTGGGGCCGCTCGCCGTCCGACGTCGATTCGCACCTGTTCGCTCCGAACGGCGACCACGTGTACTTCGCCGCCGATGGCAGCCTGACGGCCGCGCCGTTCGCCGCGCTGGACGTGGACGACATGAGCAGCTACGGCCCCGAGGTGATCACGGTGCGCCGCCTGATGGTGGGCACGTACCGCTACGCCGTGAACAACTTCAGCGAAGACACCGGCCCTGG
This genomic stretch from Piscinibacter gummiphilus harbors:
- the mutY gene encoding A/G-specific adenine glycosylase, whose translation is MQSSSPSRFATPLIAWQRTHGRHTLPWQQTTDPYRVWLSEIMLQQTQVTTVLGYYARFLARFPDVRALAEAEQDDVLALWSGLGYYSRARNMHACAKAVVERFGGEFPRSSELLQSLPGIGRSTAAAVAAFCYGERVAILDGNVKRVLTRFLAFDADLAVAANERVLWNRATEMLPEQGIEAYTQGIMDLGATICLPRSPQCLVCPVQPGCQGRRDGQPERFPVKTRKLKRSQRENAWLWLVRDDRLWLVQRPETGVWAGLWSLPEFDSVDALRAAAADWPGAAEVLDAFKHVLTHLDWTLHPVVWRLPAKAVAKDVARITATLPAGRWVTRDEALSMGVPSALRKLLERTPPSAGG